From one Rattus norvegicus strain BN/NHsdMcwi chromosome 7, GRCr8, whole genome shotgun sequence genomic stretch:
- the Tymp gene encoding thymidine phosphorylase — MAAPGTPPPLAPETAGADSGGGSGEHRQLPELIRLKRNGGHLSEADIRNFVHALMDGRAQDTQIGAMLMAIRLQGMDLEETSVLTQALAESGQQLEWPKAWHQQLVDKHSTGGVGDKVSLVLAPALAACGCKVPMISGRSLGHTGGTLDKLESIPGFSVTQSPEQMLQILEEVGCCIVGQSEKLVPADGILYAARDVTATVDSVPLITASILSKKAVEGLSTLVVDVKFGGAAVFPDQEKARELAKMLVRVGMGLGLQVAAALTAMDNPLGRNVGHTLEVEEALLCLDGAGPPDLRDLVIRLGGAILWLSGQAETQDQGAARVAAALDDGSALHRFQLMLSAQGVDPGLARALCSGSPTQRRQLLPHARKQEELLSPADGIVECVRALPLACVLHELGAGRSRAGQPIRPGVGAELLVDVGQWLSRGTPWLRVHLDGPALSSQQRRTLLGALVLSDRAPFKAPSPFAELVLPPTTP; from the exons ATGGCAGCTCCAGGGACACCACCTCCCTTGGCCCCAGAGACAGCTGGTGCCGACTcggggggagggagtggggagcaCAGGCAGCTGCCAGAGCTGATCCGCCTCAAGCGAAATGGAGGGCATCTGAGCGAAGCAGATATCAGAAACTTCGTGCACGCGTTGATGGACGGAAGAGCACAGGACACACAAATCG GGGCCATGCTGATGGCCATTCGGCTGCAAGGCATGGACCTAGAGGAGACATCTGTGTTGACTCAGGCCCTCGCAGAGTCTGGGCAGCAACTGGAGTGGCCCAAGGCCTGGCACCAGCAGCTTGTGGACAAACACTCCACAGGAGGTGTGGGCGATAAGGTTAGCCTGGTTCTGGCACCTGCCCTGGCTGCATGTGGCTGCAAG GTACCAATGATCAGCGGACGCAGTTTGGGACACACAGGGGGCACGCTGGATAAACTGGAATCTATTCCTGGGTTCAGCGTCACCCAGAGCCCAGAACAG ATGCTGCAGATACTTGAGGAAGTCGGCTGCTGCATTGTTGGCCAGAGTGAAAAGCTAGTTCCTGCTGATGGAATCCTGTATGCTGCACGAGATGTGACAGCTACTGTGGACAGTGTACCGCTCATTACAG CGTCAATCCTCAGTAAGAAAGCCGTGGAGGGACTGTCCACTCTGGTGGTAGATGTTAAGTTTGGGGGGGCTGCAGTCTTCCCAGACCAGGAGAAGGCCCGAGAACTGGCAAAGATGTTG GTTAGAGTGGGAATGGGTCTGGGGCTGCAGGTTGCTGCAGCCCTGACCGCCATGGACAACCCTCTGGGCCGCAACGTGGGTCATACCCTGGAAGTGGAAGAAGCGTTGCTTTGCCTGGATGGTGCGGGGCCGCCGGATCTGCGGGACCTGGTCATTAGGCTAG GAGGCGCCATTCTTTGGCTTAGCGGACAGGCAGAAACCCAAGACCAGGGTGCCGCCCGAGTGGCCGCGGCGTTGGATGATGGCTCTGCGCTGCACCGCTTCCAGCTGATGCTTTCGGCGCAGGGCGTAGACCCCGGCCTAGCTAGAGCATTGTGCTCCGGAAGCCCCACGCAACGCCGGCAGTTGCTGCCTCACGCCCGAAAGCAAGAAGAGCTGCTCTCACCGGCAGACG GCATTGTGGAGTGCGTCCGAGCGCTGCCGCTGGCCTGTGTACTGCACGAGCTCGGAGCCGGACGCAGCCGAGCAGGGCAGCCGATCAGACCGGGAGTGGGTGCCGAACTACTGGTCGACGTGGGCCAATGGTTGTCCCGCG GGACACCCTGGCTCCGCGTGCACCTGGACGGCCCCGCGCTCAGCAGTCAGCAGCGCCGCACTCTTCTGGGGGCTCTCGTGCTGTCAGATCGAGCACCCTTCAAGGCCCCTTCACCCTTCGCTGAGCTTGTCCTCCCACCGACCACCCCATAG
- the Tymp gene encoding thymidine phosphorylase isoform X7 codes for MAAPGTPPPLAPETAGADSGGGSGEHRQLPELIRLKRNGGHLSEADIRNFVHALMDGRAQDTQIGAMLMAIRLQGMDLEETSVLTQALAESGQQLEWPKAWHQQLVDKHSTGGVGDKVSLVLAPALAACGCKVPMISGRSLGHTGGTLDKLESIPGFSVTQSPEQVQMLQILEEVGCCIVGQSEKLVPADGILYAARDVTATVDSVPLITASILSKKAVEGLSTLVVDVKFGGAAVFPDQEKARELAKMLVRVGMGLGLQVAAALTAMDNPLGRNVGHTLEVEEALLCLDGAGPPDLRDLVIRLAGGAILWLSGQAETQDQGAARVAAALDDGSALHRFQLMLSAQGVDPGLARALCSGSPTQRRQLLPHARKQEELLSPADGIVECVRALPLACVLHELGAGRSRAGQPIRPGVGAELLVDVGQWLSRGTPWLRVHLDGPALSSQQRRTLLGALVLSDRAPFKAPSPFAELVLPPTTP; via the exons ATGGCAGCTCCAGGGACACCACCTCCCTTGGCCCCAGAGACAGCTGGTGCCGACTcggggggagggagtggggagcaCAGGCAGCTGCCAGAGCTGATCCGCCTCAAGCGAAATGGAGGGCATCTGAGCGAAGCAGATATCAGAAACTTCGTGCACGCGTTGATGGACGGAAGAGCACAGGACACACAAATCG GGGCCATGCTGATGGCCATTCGGCTGCAAGGCATGGACCTAGAGGAGACATCTGTGTTGACTCAGGCCCTCGCAGAGTCTGGGCAGCAACTGGAGTGGCCCAAGGCCTGGCACCAGCAGCTTGTGGACAAACACTCCACAGGAGGTGTGGGCGATAAGGTTAGCCTGGTTCTGGCACCTGCCCTGGCTGCATGTGGCTGCAAG GTACCAATGATCAGCGGACGCAGTTTGGGACACACAGGGGGCACGCTGGATAAACTGGAATCTATTCCTGGGTTCAGCGTCACCCAGAGCCCAGAACAGGTACAG ATGCTGCAGATACTTGAGGAAGTCGGCTGCTGCATTGTTGGCCAGAGTGAAAAGCTAGTTCCTGCTGATGGAATCCTGTATGCTGCACGAGATGTGACAGCTACTGTGGACAGTGTACCGCTCATTACAG CGTCAATCCTCAGTAAGAAAGCCGTGGAGGGACTGTCCACTCTGGTGGTAGATGTTAAGTTTGGGGGGGCTGCAGTCTTCCCAGACCAGGAGAAGGCCCGAGAACTGGCAAAGATGTTG GTTAGAGTGGGAATGGGTCTGGGGCTGCAGGTTGCTGCAGCCCTGACCGCCATGGACAACCCTCTGGGCCGCAACGTGGGTCATACCCTGGAAGTGGAAGAAGCGTTGCTTTGCCTGGATGGTGCGGGGCCGCCGGATCTGCGGGACCTGGTCATTAGGCTAG CAGGAGGCGCCATTCTTTGGCTTAGCGGACAGGCAGAAACCCAAGACCAGGGTGCCGCCCGAGTGGCCGCGGCGTTGGATGATGGCTCTGCGCTGCACCGCTTCCAGCTGATGCTTTCGGCGCAGGGCGTAGACCCCGGCCTAGCTAGAGCATTGTGCTCCGGAAGCCCCACGCAACGCCGGCAGTTGCTGCCTCACGCCCGAAAGCAAGAAGAGCTGCTCTCACCGGCAGACG GCATTGTGGAGTGCGTCCGAGCGCTGCCGCTGGCCTGTGTACTGCACGAGCTCGGAGCCGGACGCAGCCGAGCAGGGCAGCCGATCAGACCGGGAGTGGGTGCCGAACTACTGGTCGACGTGGGCCAATGGTTGTCCCGCG GGACACCCTGGCTCCGCGTGCACCTGGACGGCCCCGCGCTCAGCAGTCAGCAGCGCCGCACTCTTCTGGGGGCTCTCGTGCTGTCAGATCGAGCACCCTTCAAGGCCCCTTCACCCTTCGCTGAGCTTGTCCTCCCACCGACCACCCCATAG
- the Tymp gene encoding thymidine phosphorylase isoform X6, translating into MAAPGTPPPLAPETAGADSGGGSGEHRQLPELIRLKRNGGHLSEADIRNFVHALMDGRAQDTQIGAMLMAIRLQGMDLEETSVLTQALAESGQQLEWPKAWHQQLVDKHSTGGVGDKVSLVLAPALAACGCKVPMISGRSLGHTGGTLDKLESIPGFSVTQSPEQVQMLQILEEVGCCIVGQSEKLVPADGILYAARDVTATVDSVPLITASILSKKAVEGLSTLVVDVKFGGAAVFPDQEKARELAKMLVRVGMGLGLQVAAALTAMDNPLGRNVGHTLEVEEALLCLDGAGPPDLRDLVIRLAGGAILWLSGQAETQDQGAARVAAALDDGSALHRFQLMLSAQGVDPGLARALCSGSPTQRRQLLPHARKQEELLSPADGIVECVRALPLACVLHELGAGRSRAGQPIRPGVGAELLVDVGQWLSRGKRCLEPLTTLPDVRCDLGNRLRRPCRDTLAPRAPGRPRAQQSAAPHSSGGSRAVRSSTLQGPFTLR; encoded by the exons ATGGCAGCTCCAGGGACACCACCTCCCTTGGCCCCAGAGACAGCTGGTGCCGACTcggggggagggagtggggagcaCAGGCAGCTGCCAGAGCTGATCCGCCTCAAGCGAAATGGAGGGCATCTGAGCGAAGCAGATATCAGAAACTTCGTGCACGCGTTGATGGACGGAAGAGCACAGGACACACAAATCG GGGCCATGCTGATGGCCATTCGGCTGCAAGGCATGGACCTAGAGGAGACATCTGTGTTGACTCAGGCCCTCGCAGAGTCTGGGCAGCAACTGGAGTGGCCCAAGGCCTGGCACCAGCAGCTTGTGGACAAACACTCCACAGGAGGTGTGGGCGATAAGGTTAGCCTGGTTCTGGCACCTGCCCTGGCTGCATGTGGCTGCAAG GTACCAATGATCAGCGGACGCAGTTTGGGACACACAGGGGGCACGCTGGATAAACTGGAATCTATTCCTGGGTTCAGCGTCACCCAGAGCCCAGAACAGGTACAG ATGCTGCAGATACTTGAGGAAGTCGGCTGCTGCATTGTTGGCCAGAGTGAAAAGCTAGTTCCTGCTGATGGAATCCTGTATGCTGCACGAGATGTGACAGCTACTGTGGACAGTGTACCGCTCATTACAG CGTCAATCCTCAGTAAGAAAGCCGTGGAGGGACTGTCCACTCTGGTGGTAGATGTTAAGTTTGGGGGGGCTGCAGTCTTCCCAGACCAGGAGAAGGCCCGAGAACTGGCAAAGATGTTG GTTAGAGTGGGAATGGGTCTGGGGCTGCAGGTTGCTGCAGCCCTGACCGCCATGGACAACCCTCTGGGCCGCAACGTGGGTCATACCCTGGAAGTGGAAGAAGCGTTGCTTTGCCTGGATGGTGCGGGGCCGCCGGATCTGCGGGACCTGGTCATTAGGCTAG CAGGAGGCGCCATTCTTTGGCTTAGCGGACAGGCAGAAACCCAAGACCAGGGTGCCGCCCGAGTGGCCGCGGCGTTGGATGATGGCTCTGCGCTGCACCGCTTCCAGCTGATGCTTTCGGCGCAGGGCGTAGACCCCGGCCTAGCTAGAGCATTGTGCTCCGGAAGCCCCACGCAACGCCGGCAGTTGCTGCCTCACGCCCGAAAGCAAGAAGAGCTGCTCTCACCGGCAGACG GCATTGTGGAGTGCGTCCGAGCGCTGCCGCTGGCCTGTGTACTGCACGAGCTCGGAGCCGGACGCAGCCGAGCAGGGCAGCCGATCAGACCGGGAGTGGGTGCCGAACTACTGGTCGACGTGGGCCAATGGTTGTCCCGCGGTAAGCGCTGTCTGGAACCCTTAACAACCCTTCCGGACGTCCGCTGTGACCTAGGTAACCGCCTCCGTCGCCCGTGCAGGGACACCCTGGCTCCGCGTGCACCTGGACGGCCCCGCGCTCAGCAGTCAGCAGCGCCGCACTCTTCTGGGGGCTCTCGTGCTGTCAGATCGAGCACCCTTCAAGGCCCCTTCACCCTTCGCTGA